The following proteins are co-located in the Methylomonas sp. 11b genome:
- a CDS encoding nitroreductase family protein: MQHKRATTQVDIHDLIASRWSPRAFDPDKAVSHQDLTAVLEAARWAPSCFNDQPWRFVVCDKSSNLAAWQNALSVIVEKNQLWAKNAPVLILTVAMQNFNHNGKANRFAAYDTGAASLSLCLQANALGLITHQMGGFDADKARQVLNLPDDCTPMAMLALGYQGETRSLAEDFQAGEQAERSRVALEQRFYLGQWGEAFR; the protein is encoded by the coding sequence ATGCAACATAAACGCGCCACTACTCAGGTAGACATCCACGACTTAATCGCCAGCCGCTGGAGCCCGCGGGCTTTCGATCCGGATAAAGCGGTAAGCCATCAGGATTTGACCGCCGTTTTGGAGGCCGCACGTTGGGCGCCGTCCTGTTTTAACGACCAACCCTGGCGCTTTGTGGTTTGCGACAAATCCAGCAATCTCGCCGCCTGGCAAAATGCCTTATCGGTGATTGTCGAAAAAAATCAGCTGTGGGCCAAAAATGCCCCAGTGTTGATCTTGACGGTGGCGATGCAGAATTTCAATCACAACGGCAAAGCCAACCGCTTTGCCGCTTACGATACCGGCGCTGCCTCCTTGAGTTTGTGCCTGCAAGCCAATGCATTAGGCTTGATTACCCATCAAATGGGCGGTTTCGATGCCGATAAAGCCCGACAAGTGCTGAATTTGCCTGACGACTGCACGCCGATGGCGATGTTGGCGTTGGGCTATCAAGGGGAGACGAGATCCTTAGCCGAAGACTTTCAAGCCGGCGAGCAGGCGGAACGCAGCCGCGTGGCTTTGGAGCAGCGATTTTATCTGGGGCAATGGGGCGAGGCGTTTAGATAG
- the amoA gene encoding bacterial ammonia monooxygenase, subunit AmoA, which yields MSAQIPISTFKPYRGEKARLARAYDYLILVLALFLFIGSFHLHFALTVGDWDFWIDWKDRQWWPLVTPLIGITFPAAVQAVLWDKFRLPLGATLCVAALLIGTWVTRVFAYHYWNYFPINMVLPATMIPGALVLDTLLMLTNSLTITSIFGGGAFALLFYPTNWPIFGMFHQAVDYHNSQLTVADVFGFQYIRTGMPEYLRIIERGTLRTYGQYATPLSAFCSALLCSLMYPLWWKIGKLFADTRYLKSI from the coding sequence ATGTCCGCACAAATTCCAATTTCCACGTTCAAACCCTACCGCGGCGAGAAAGCCCGGTTGGCAAGAGCCTACGACTATTTGATACTGGTCCTGGCGTTATTTCTGTTCATTGGCTCATTTCATCTACATTTTGCCCTGACCGTCGGCGACTGGGACTTCTGGATCGACTGGAAGGACAGGCAATGGTGGCCTTTGGTCACGCCGCTGATAGGCATTACCTTTCCAGCCGCCGTTCAGGCGGTGTTGTGGGATAAATTCCGTTTACCGTTGGGCGCCACTCTGTGCGTAGCGGCCCTATTGATCGGTACCTGGGTAACCCGGGTGTTTGCCTACCATTACTGGAACTATTTCCCCATCAACATGGTGTTGCCGGCGACGATGATTCCGGGCGCTTTGGTATTGGATACCTTGTTGATGCTCACCAATAGCCTGACCATCACCTCGATTTTTGGCGGCGGCGCGTTTGCCTTGTTGTTTTACCCCACCAACTGGCCGATTTTCGGCATGTTCCACCAAGCGGTCGATTACCACAACAGCCAGCTGACGGTGGCCGATGTGTTCGGTTTTCAATACATCCGCACCGGTATGCCGGAATACCTGCGCATCATCGAACGCGGCACCTTGCGCACCTATGGCCAGTACGCCACGCCATTGTCGGCATTTTGTTCAGCGTTGTTGTGCTCGTTGATGTATCCGCTGTGGTGGAAAATCGGCAAATTGTTCGCTGATACCCGTTATCTGAAAAGCATTTAA
- the ileS gene encoding isoleucine--tRNA ligase — protein MTMDYKLTLNLPKTEFAMKANLAQREPEMLKKWNENQLYQKIREVCAGRPKFVLHDGPPYANGAIHIGHAVNKVLKDIIVKSKTLSGFDAPYVPGWDCHGLPIELMVEKSVGKAGVKVTPAEFRKECRAYAKKQVNIQKEEFIRLGVLGDWDNPYLTMDFAFEADIVRALGKIAAKGHLSKGAKPVHWCTDCGSALAEAEVEYEDKHSPAIDVRFSVVDEHAFMEKCHHAGDREGKGPLSVVIWTTTPWTLPANQAVALNPDLEYAVVQCEIDGQTERLVIAEALLKDAVLRYGIGEHHIVGYCKGAALENQLLQHPFYDRQVPIILGDHVTTDAGTGAVHTAPGHGQEDYVVGMKYGLPVDNPVGSNGVFLPSTELFAGLHVFTANEKVLEVLRERGKLLHHHALLHSYPHCWRHKTPIIFRATPQWFISMEKNGLRDTALNEVKRVDWIPDWGQARIEAMLNNRPDWCISRQRTWGVPIAFFVHKETGELHPRTGELIEQVAKRIEQQGIDAWFELDAAELIGTDAEHYQKMTDTLDVWFDSGVTHAAVLERREQLRFPADLYLEGSDQHRGWFQSSLLASVAMNDVAPYKQVLTHGFTVDAEGKKMSKSKGNVVLPQTVMKSLGADVLRLWVAGTDYRGEMSVSEEILKRTSDGYRRLRNTARFLLSNLDGFDPAKHLVAKDDLLALDRWAVDKAWQLQEDIKAAYTAYQFQSIYQKVLTFCSIDLGGFYLDIIKDRQYTAKEDCLARRSAQTAMYHVIEALTRWLAPITSYTADELWQFIPGQRGESVFLETWYEGLFPLDTNAAISRDTWDKVMAVRTVVSKELEQLRGKGAIGASLNAEVELYCDEAYGAELNKLASELHFVFITSNAGVADMQFCPDDAVATELDGVKLKVTVSEHPKCVRCWHQRYDIGENPEHPELCGRCVENVAGNGEIRRYA, from the coding sequence ATGACCATGGATTACAAACTAACCCTGAACCTCCCCAAGACCGAGTTTGCGATGAAAGCCAATCTGGCGCAACGCGAACCGGAGATGCTGAAAAAATGGAACGAAAACCAGCTGTATCAAAAAATTCGCGAGGTTTGCGCCGGCCGGCCTAAATTTGTTTTGCACGACGGCCCTCCTTACGCCAACGGCGCAATTCACATCGGCCACGCGGTAAATAAGGTGTTGAAGGACATCATCGTCAAATCCAAAACCCTCAGCGGTTTCGATGCGCCTTACGTGCCGGGCTGGGATTGCCACGGTTTGCCTATCGAATTGATGGTGGAAAAATCGGTCGGCAAGGCCGGCGTCAAAGTCACGCCCGCCGAGTTTCGAAAGGAATGCCGGGCTTACGCGAAAAAACAGGTCAATATTCAAAAAGAAGAATTCATCCGCTTGGGCGTATTGGGCGATTGGGATAATCCTTACTTAACCATGGATTTTGCGTTTGAGGCCGACATCGTCCGCGCCTTGGGCAAAATCGCCGCCAAAGGCCATCTGAGCAAAGGCGCCAAACCGGTACATTGGTGTACCGATTGCGGCTCGGCGCTCGCCGAGGCGGAAGTGGAATACGAAGACAAACATTCGCCGGCTATCGATGTGCGCTTCTCGGTGGTGGATGAACATGCATTCATGGAAAAGTGCCACCACGCCGGCGACCGCGAAGGCAAAGGCCCGCTGTCGGTGGTGATCTGGACCACCACGCCCTGGACGCTGCCAGCCAACCAAGCCGTTGCTTTGAATCCGGATTTGGAATATGCCGTGGTGCAATGCGAGATCGACGGCCAAACCGAGCGCTTAGTCATCGCCGAAGCCTTGCTCAAAGATGCTGTACTCCGTTACGGCATCGGCGAACATCACATCGTCGGTTACTGCAAAGGCGCGGCCCTGGAAAACCAATTGCTGCAACATCCTTTTTACGACCGGCAAGTACCTATCATCCTTGGCGACCACGTCACCACCGATGCGGGTACCGGTGCGGTGCATACCGCCCCCGGTCACGGCCAGGAAGACTATGTGGTTGGTATGAAATACGGTCTGCCGGTGGACAATCCGGTCGGCAGCAACGGCGTATTTTTACCCAGCACCGAACTGTTCGCCGGTCTGCATGTGTTCACCGCCAACGAAAAAGTGCTGGAAGTCTTGCGCGAGCGCGGCAAATTACTGCATCACCACGCCTTGCTGCACAGCTATCCGCATTGCTGGCGCCACAAAACCCCGATCATTTTCCGCGCCACCCCGCAATGGTTCATCTCCATGGAGAAAAACGGCCTGCGCGACACGGCTTTGAATGAAGTCAAACGCGTAGACTGGATCCCCGATTGGGGCCAAGCCCGTATCGAAGCGATGCTGAATAACCGTCCTGACTGGTGTATCTCCCGCCAACGCACCTGGGGCGTACCAATCGCCTTTTTCGTGCATAAAGAAACGGGCGAACTGCACCCGCGTACCGGCGAGTTAATCGAGCAGGTCGCCAAACGTATCGAACAACAAGGCATAGACGCCTGGTTTGAACTGGATGCGGCCGAGCTGATCGGTACCGATGCCGAGCATTATCAAAAAATGACCGACACGCTGGATGTCTGGTTTGATTCCGGCGTGACCCACGCGGCGGTTTTGGAGCGGCGCGAACAACTGCGCTTCCCTGCCGACCTGTATCTGGAAGGCTCGGATCAGCATCGCGGCTGGTTCCAGTCCTCGTTGCTGGCGTCGGTAGCGATGAACGACGTCGCGCCGTACAAACAAGTCTTGACCCACGGCTTTACCGTCGATGCCGAGGGCAAGAAAATGTCCAAATCCAAAGGCAACGTGGTCTTGCCGCAAACCGTGATGAAATCGCTGGGCGCGGACGTATTGCGCTTGTGGGTGGCCGGCACCGATTATCGCGGGGAAATGTCAGTATCCGAGGAAATTTTGAAACGCACCTCCGACGGCTATCGGCGTTTGCGCAACACCGCCCGCTTCTTGCTCTCCAACTTGGACGGCTTCGATCCGGCGAAACATCTGGTGGCCAAGGACGATTTGCTGGCACTGGACCGCTGGGCGGTCGATAAAGCCTGGCAGTTGCAGGAAGACATCAAAGCCGCTTACACCGCCTATCAGTTCCAAAGCATTTACCAAAAAGTACTGACCTTCTGCAGCATAGACTTGGGCGGCTTTTACCTGGACATCATCAAGGACCGCCAATACACCGCCAAGGAAGATTGTCTGGCCCGGCGTTCCGCGCAAACCGCGATGTACCATGTCATCGAAGCTCTGACCCGCTGGCTGGCGCCTATCACCAGCTACACCGCCGACGAATTATGGCAATTCATTCCCGGCCAACGCGGCGAATCGGTGTTTCTGGAAACCTGGTACGAAGGCTTGTTCCCGCTGGACACCAACGCAGCTATCAGCCGCGACACCTGGGACAAAGTAATGGCAGTGCGTACCGTGGTTTCCAAGGAACTGGAGCAATTGCGCGGCAAAGGCGCCATCGGCGCGTCTCTAAATGCGGAAGTGGAGCTGTATTGCGACGAAGCTTATGGCGCGGAGCTGAACAAACTAGCCAGCGAGCTGCATTTTGTCTTTATCACCTCCAACGCCGGCGTTGCCGACATGCAATTCTGCCCGGACGATGCGGTAGCGACCGAACTGGACGGCGTGAAACTGAAAGTAACGGTATCCGAGCATCCTAAATGCGTACGTTGCTGGCACCAACGCTACGACATCGGCGAAAACCCTGAGCATCCAGAATTGTGCGGACGCTGCGTGGAAAACGTCGCCGGCAATGGCGAGATCCGTCGTTATGCTTAA
- the lspA gene encoding signal peptidase II: MLKWLWISAVTLVLDQASKLAVDGSMQLFESIPLIPYFNLTYVHNTGAAFSFLAQAGGWQRWLFAGLAVVMSSIIAVWLYRLQKHETLMAVALSLVLGGAIGNLIDRVAYGYVIDFLDVYYQDWHWPAFNIADSAICIGVGLMLLESFGFGRKAVDVLE, encoded by the coding sequence ATGCTTAAGTGGTTGTGGATTTCTGCGGTGACGCTGGTGCTGGATCAGGCCAGCAAACTGGCGGTAGACGGCTCGATGCAGTTGTTCGAGTCGATTCCGCTGATTCCCTACTTCAACCTGACCTACGTGCATAACACCGGCGCGGCGTTCAGCTTCCTGGCTCAAGCCGGCGGCTGGCAGCGCTGGCTGTTTGCTGGCTTGGCGGTAGTGATGAGCAGCATCATCGCCGTCTGGCTGTATCGCCTGCAAAAGCACGAGACCTTGATGGCTGTTGCTTTATCGTTGGTATTGGGTGGTGCCATCGGCAATCTGATCGACCGGGTAGCTTACGGTTATGTGATCGACTTTCTGGATGTTTATTACCAGGACTGGCACTGGCCGGCGTTCAATATTGCTGATTCGGCGATTTGTATTGGGGTGGGGTTGATGTTGTTGGAGAGTTTTGGCTTTGGGCGCAAAGCCGTGGACGTTTTGGAATAG
- a CDS encoding GNAT family N-acetyltransferase, with protein sequence MGSVLLAHALEFGKAHGCLLITLLTDADNLSAQRFYGRAGFQVSGMMPMRLVF encoded by the coding sequence GTGGGTTCGGTGTTATTGGCGCATGCTTTGGAATTTGGCAAAGCTCATGGGTGTCTGCTGATTACGTTGCTGACGGATGCCGATAATCTTTCGGCGCAGCGGTTTTATGGGCGGGCGGGGTTTCAGGTTTCCGGGATGATGCCAATGCGGTTGGTGTTTTGA
- a CDS encoding LysR family transcriptional regulator, whose amino-acid sequence MANLRTFDLNLLLAFDILMRERNVTRAAECMFVTQSAMSHTLHRLRQQLNDPVLVKSPAGMQPTALALALVEPVRSLLQEMERLLEAPQAFDPASSQRRFTIAATDYMEFLILPELSQLIEESAPGVDIHVKRTESAFPLPQLENGSLDVVLGFASVLNPPAHLHCEHLFMDRMACVVRQDHPSIKAAPSLEEYLAATHMLISRTGDKLGVIDEKLTELGLERRINFIVPHFLSAPLIVAQTNMILSLPYRLAIAFQKLVPLQVLPVPVSLPDYDLAMIWHPLWEKDPAHGWLREQISSIGRKISASQINF is encoded by the coding sequence ATGGCCAATCTACGTACCTTCGACTTAAACCTGTTACTGGCCTTCGACATATTGATGCGGGAGCGCAATGTCACCCGCGCGGCGGAATGCATGTTCGTCACCCAGTCGGCGATGAGCCACACCTTGCATCGCTTGCGCCAGCAATTGAACGATCCGGTCCTAGTTAAATCGCCCGCCGGCATGCAGCCGACGGCATTGGCGCTGGCATTGGTGGAGCCGGTACGCAGTCTTCTACAGGAAATGGAACGCTTGCTGGAGGCACCCCAGGCCTTCGATCCAGCATCCAGTCAGCGCCGTTTCACCATCGCCGCGACCGATTACATGGAGTTTTTAATCTTGCCGGAGCTGTCGCAATTGATTGAAGAGTCGGCGCCAGGCGTGGATATTCATGTCAAACGCACGGAATCTGCTTTTCCTTTGCCGCAGTTAGAAAACGGCAGTCTGGATGTGGTGTTGGGTTTTGCTTCGGTACTGAATCCGCCTGCGCATTTGCATTGCGAACATTTATTCATGGATCGCATGGCTTGTGTGGTGAGGCAGGATCACCCGAGCATAAAAGCGGCGCCGTCGCTGGAGGAGTATTTGGCGGCGACGCACATGCTGATTTCCAGAACCGGCGATAAACTGGGCGTGATAGATGAAAAATTGACCGAGTTGGGCTTGGAGCGGCGCATTAATTTCATCGTGCCGCATTTTTTGTCGGCACCCTTGATCGTGGCTCAGACCAATATGATTTTGTCCTTACCCTATCGTTTGGCCATCGCCTTTCAGAAATTGGTGCCACTGCAAGTATTGCCCGTGCCGGTGAGTTTGCCGGACTACGATTTGGCGATGATTTGGCATCCGTTATGGGAAAAAGACCCGGCCCATGGCTGGTTGCGCGAGCAAATCAGCAGCATAGGCCGGAAAATAAGCGCATCCCAAATCAATTTTTAA
- a CDS encoding L-dopachrome tautomerase-related protein, with amino-acid sequence MNRGILFCTAMVFTAFEALADGNSNFEVFANLDTGPGNVTATASGRIIMSQHQFYQPQYTVMEYKDQALLPFPNKELSAADSTAPIKLDSVLGIRSDSNGIVWMLDNGMRSGVTPKLVGWNTKTNKLQRLIYLPAPIAPKDAFVNDFALDANHNHAFISDPAGGANAALIVVNLSTGAARRVLEGHHSVVPENVDLVIDNVPIQVKTPSGELVKPHIGVNPITEDLANEWVYFGPMHGLSLYRIKAADLINESLTPQELAQHVERYSDKPISDGISIDENNNIYLGDLANNAIGVIAPDRSYRQLAQCPRLSWVDSFSFGANGQLYAVVNRLHRSATLNGGDDQSKPPYYLLKVKSLAAGLPGR; translated from the coding sequence ATGAACCGTGGGATCCTATTTTGCACCGCCATGGTGTTTACGGCCTTTGAGGCTTTGGCGGACGGCAATTCTAATTTTGAGGTATTCGCCAACCTCGATACCGGCCCGGGCAATGTCACGGCGACAGCCAGCGGCCGGATCATCATGAGCCAACATCAGTTTTATCAACCGCAATACACCGTGATGGAGTACAAGGATCAAGCCTTGCTACCTTTTCCGAATAAGGAGCTGTCCGCGGCCGATTCAACCGCGCCGATCAAACTCGACTCGGTGCTGGGTATCCGCTCCGACAGTAACGGTATCGTCTGGATGCTGGACAACGGCATGCGCAGCGGAGTGACACCCAAACTGGTGGGCTGGAATACTAAAACCAACAAGTTACAGCGCTTGATTTATTTACCCGCACCGATTGCGCCGAAAGATGCGTTCGTTAACGACTTTGCGTTGGATGCCAACCACAATCATGCGTTTATCAGCGATCCGGCGGGTGGTGCGAATGCCGCCTTGATCGTGGTCAACCTGTCTACCGGCGCGGCGCGGCGGGTGTTGGAAGGACATCACAGTGTGGTGCCGGAAAACGTCGATTTGGTCATCGATAATGTGCCGATTCAGGTGAAAACCCCGTCGGGCGAGTTGGTGAAACCGCATATTGGCGTAAATCCCATTACCGAAGATTTAGCCAACGAATGGGTCTATTTCGGACCGATGCACGGCCTTAGCCTTTACCGGATTAAAGCCGCCGACTTGATCAACGAGTCCTTAACGCCTCAAGAACTTGCTCAGCATGTTGAACGCTATAGCGACAAACCGATCTCGGACGGCATCAGTATCGATGAGAACAACAATATCTATCTGGGGGATTTAGCCAATAATGCGATTGGCGTGATAGCGCCCGACCGTAGTTACCGGCAATTGGCGCAATGCCCAAGATTGTCTTGGGTCGATTCCTTCAGTTTTGGCGCCAATGGGCAACTCTATGCCGTGGTGAATCGCTTGCATCGCTCAGCCACGCTGAACGGCGGCGATGATCAATCCAAACCGCCGTACTACTTATTGAAGGTCAAGTCCTTAGCCGCAGGCTTGCCAGGACGTTAA
- a CDS encoding anti-phage dCTP deaminase — translation MKKNNNEQTAVQSEESASAAIKLSPLTPLEHPELVFGLVGPVGVNLDPVISCLKKELKQLNYKPKVIRLSRQIGAFFNTDHSHEPEDVRITKLMDEGTKLRSESERGDAVALLGVMEIKRIRDEELNGSSESNAYILNSLKHPHEIETLRNIYGKGFFLISVYSPRDLRVTALADRILRSQFSSGTNARSKAEEIVERDEVEESTALGQDVKDAFPLADLFVDSRNRASLEKQINRFLELLFGNVFHTPTRDEHGMYYARSAALRSADLNRQVGASILKPEGDLIAVGCNEVPKSGGDLYWPGDKGDARDFIKGIDAMASERVQVLGELLDRLQKNGLLSGASGKNSISKLVQELVSGDKKAILKGTRVMNLLEFGRSVHAEMAALMSAARLGISVHSATLFCTTFPCHMCARHIVASGIKRVVYVEPYPKSKAKLLHQDSISVDPSVPSVDHVNFEPFEGIAPRLYQDFFDARDCRKDSEGRAIDWRAGSLKPRFLRFKITYIDIETAIVAHEIPILAEKLGISFTK, via the coding sequence ATGAAAAAAAACAATAACGAACAAACTGCTGTTCAATCAGAAGAATCAGCATCAGCTGCTATCAAATTATCTCCTCTTACACCACTTGAACACCCTGAATTGGTTTTTGGATTGGTTGGCCCCGTTGGTGTTAATCTTGATCCAGTTATTTCTTGTTTAAAAAAAGAACTAAAGCAACTGAATTACAAACCAAAAGTCATTCGGTTAAGCAGGCAAATCGGAGCATTTTTTAATACAGATCATAGCCATGAACCAGAGGACGTCAGAATTACTAAGTTGATGGATGAAGGGACTAAACTTAGATCAGAAAGTGAAAGAGGGGATGCTGTTGCTCTTTTAGGCGTGATGGAAATTAAACGGATTAGAGATGAAGAATTAAATGGGTCATCTGAATCCAACGCATACATTTTGAACTCATTAAAGCATCCTCACGAAATTGAGACTTTGCGAAACATCTATGGTAAAGGCTTTTTTCTTATCTCTGTGTATTCCCCAAGAGATCTGCGTGTTACTGCCTTAGCAGACCGAATACTTAGATCGCAATTTAGTTCTGGTACCAATGCCAGATCGAAAGCAGAAGAAATTGTCGAACGGGATGAGGTGGAAGAAAGTACAGCTCTTGGTCAAGATGTAAAAGATGCATTTCCGCTCGCCGATCTTTTTGTAGATAGCAGAAACAGAGCATCCCTCGAAAAACAGATTAATCGATTTCTTGAGTTGTTATTTGGCAATGTTTTTCACACGCCAACTCGCGACGAACATGGAATGTATTATGCTCGTTCGGCAGCTTTGCGATCCGCCGATTTGAATAGACAGGTTGGCGCTTCAATACTCAAACCTGAGGGTGACCTCATTGCAGTTGGTTGCAACGAGGTACCTAAATCAGGAGGAGATTTGTATTGGCCTGGAGACAAAGGTGATGCGAGAGATTTCATAAAAGGGATTGATGCAATGGCTAGCGAACGTGTTCAAGTCCTCGGTGAACTACTTGATAGACTTCAGAAAAATGGACTACTTTCAGGAGCCTCAGGGAAAAATAGCATATCCAAGTTAGTTCAGGAATTAGTATCTGGAGATAAGAAAGCTATTCTTAAGGGTACTAGAGTCATGAATTTGCTAGAGTTTGGTCGAAGCGTCCATGCAGAGATGGCTGCATTGATGTCGGCGGCAAGGTTAGGTATCTCTGTTCATAGTGCAACTTTGTTCTGTACTACATTTCCCTGTCATATGTGTGCTAGGCATATCGTAGCAAGTGGCATCAAAAGAGTTGTCTATGTTGAGCCATATCCAAAAAGTAAAGCTAAACTTTTACATCAAGACTCTATTAGTGTCGATCCTTCCGTTCCCTCAGTGGATCATGTAAACTTTGAACCGTTTGAAGGAATTGCTCCTCGGCTGTATCAGGATTTTTTTGATGCTCGTGACTGTAGGAAGGATTCAGAAGGTCGTGCAATAGATTGGAGAGCCGGATCTCTAAAGCCACGATTTTTAAGGTTTAAGATTACGTACATCGATATTGAAACTGCTATTGTTGCACATGAAATCCCTATTCTTGCAGAGAAACTCGGCATAAGTTTTACAAAATAA
- a CDS encoding sensor domain-containing diguanylate cyclase, with protein MKSVKTSYARSLIEASLDPLVTINADGKIMDVNSATEKVTGVPRQQLIGSDFSNYFTDPQKARDGYRLAFSQGKVTDYPLAICHTSGQITEVMYNASVYRDENGDVAGIFAAARDVTALKKAQTELESAILHMQLIREMTDLLQSCQKMDEAYPIIKAALVRLFAGSVGGLYMLDAAGNSLVLVDAWGSSESELETVFTPDECWGMRRGCIHMARVGQSINPVCGHVKQGSYPYLCIPLLAHSRALGLIYIESRFASETPEDIQRELSIAEATADSARLALANLTLREELHELSIRDPLTGLFNRRFLEEVLDRELLRMSRSGKMLAVAMIDIDHFKTFNDNYGHDAGDEVLKKTAQLMNGFREGSDMVCRFGGEEFVVVTTEIQPDKILQRLEALRAAIESLSLKFGNHQLPQVTVSIGVAIYPVHGGNRLDLLNRADQALYVAKEAGRNRLVVADDEADVARD; from the coding sequence ATGAAGAGCGTGAAAACTTCCTACGCGCGTAGTCTGATCGAGGCCAGTCTCGATCCGCTGGTGACTATCAACGCCGACGGCAAGATCATGGACGTGAACAGCGCTACCGAAAAAGTCACCGGCGTGCCGCGCCAACAGTTGATCGGCAGCGATTTTTCCAACTACTTTACCGATCCGCAAAAAGCCCGCGACGGTTATCGCTTGGCGTTTTCGCAAGGCAAAGTCACCGATTACCCGCTGGCTATCTGCCATACCTCCGGCCAGATCACCGAAGTGATGTACAACGCCTCGGTTTATCGGGATGAGAACGGTGATGTCGCCGGGATTTTTGCCGCAGCCAGGGACGTTACCGCGTTAAAAAAAGCCCAAACCGAATTGGAATCCGCGATTTTGCATATGCAATTGATCCGCGAAATGACCGATCTTTTGCAGAGCTGCCAAAAAATGGACGAGGCCTATCCGATCATTAAAGCAGCCTTGGTGCGCTTGTTTGCCGGTTCCGTTGGCGGTCTTTATATGCTGGATGCCGCCGGTAACTCGCTGGTGCTCGTCGATGCCTGGGGCAGCAGCGAAAGCGAGCTGGAAACGGTGTTTACCCCGGATGAATGTTGGGGCATGCGGCGTGGTTGTATTCACATGGCGCGGGTCGGCCAAAGCATCAACCCGGTCTGCGGTCATGTAAAGCAAGGGAGCTATCCTTATCTCTGCATTCCGCTATTGGCCCATTCGCGGGCCTTGGGCTTGATTTACATCGAATCTCGTTTTGCCAGCGAAACCCCGGAAGATATTCAACGCGAGCTGTCGATAGCCGAAGCCACAGCCGACAGCGCCCGGCTGGCTTTGGCCAATTTGACCCTGCGCGAGGAATTGCACGAATTATCGATCCGCGATCCGCTCACAGGTCTGTTCAATCGGCGCTTTCTGGAAGAAGTGCTGGATAGAGAACTGTTGCGGATGAGCCGCAGCGGCAAAATGCTGGCCGTGGCGATGATCGACATCGATCATTTTAAAACCTTCAACGATAACTACGGCCACGATGCCGGCGATGAAGTATTGAAGAAAACCGCGCAATTGATGAACGGCTTTCGGGAAGGTAGCGACATGGTGTGCCGTTTTGGCGGTGAAGAATTTGTGGTGGTCACCACCGAAATCCAGCCGGATAAAATTTTGCAACGCCTCGAAGCATTGCGTGCGGCCATCGAAAGCTTGTCGCTAAAATTCGGTAATCATCAGTTGCCGCAAGTCACCGTATCGATAGGTGTGGCGATTTATCCGGTCCATGGCGGCAATCGGCTCGATCTGTTAAACCGTGCCGACCAGGCACTTTATGTCGCCAAGGAAGCCGGCCGCAATCGGCTTGTCGTCGCCGATGATGAAGCGGATGTCGCGCGCGATTAG